From a single Methylobacterium oryzae genomic region:
- a CDS encoding spermidine synthase: MQRGHEFSIVADTIELMNSTRGASEEALAILACGRVRGRGAARVLVGGLGMGFTLRAALRNLEPEARVTVAELVPTVAAWARGPLAGVFAGCLDDARVDLREADVDHLIRCGPAAWDAILLDVDNGPEGFVRPENDRLYGKHGLESARRALRPGGVLGVWSANPDRKFKARLQRSGFAVEEVRPHANGRSGPRHVVWIATSAGPTV, encoded by the coding sequence ATGCAGCGGGGCCACGAGTTCTCCATCGTCGCCGACACGATCGAGCTGATGAACAGCACCCGCGGGGCCTCCGAGGAGGCGCTGGCGATCCTCGCTTGCGGCCGGGTGCGCGGGCGGGGCGCGGCGCGGGTGCTCGTCGGCGGCCTCGGAATGGGGTTCACCCTGCGCGCGGCCCTGCGCAACCTTGAGCCCGAGGCGCGAGTCACGGTCGCCGAGTTGGTACCGACGGTCGCGGCTTGGGCGCGCGGACCGCTCGCGGGCGTCTTCGCCGGCTGCCTCGACGACGCCCGCGTCGATCTGCGCGAAGCCGATGTCGACCACCTGATCCGGTGCGGCCCGGCCGCCTGGGACGCGATCCTGCTCGATGTCGACAACGGACCGGAAGGGTTCGTGCGCCCGGAGAACGATCGCCTCTATGGCAAGCACGGGTTGGAATCGGCGCGGCGGGCGCTGCGGCCGGGCGGCGTGCTCGGCGTCTGGTCGGCCAATCCCGACCGCAAGTTCAAGGCGCGCCTCCAGCGCTCGGGTTTCGCCGTCGAAGAGGTTCGCCCCCACGCGAACGGGCGCAGCGGCCCGCGGCACGTGGTGTGGATCGCGACCTCCGCCGGCCCGACGGTCTGA
- a CDS encoding DUF305 domain-containing protein: MTHLRTLLAAALLSTGLAGAALAQGMHDHGSMSGKDMGSMKPNPKDDASTKAFKAADTAMMKDMDVPYTGDADVDFRRHMIPHHRGAVAMAKVALTHAKDPATKAMAQKIIDDQEKEISDMEAWLKRHGQ; the protein is encoded by the coding sequence ATGACGCACCTCCGCACCCTTCTCGCCGCCGCCCTGCTGTCGACCGGGCTGGCCGGGGCGGCCCTGGCGCAGGGCATGCACGACCACGGCTCCATGTCCGGCAAGGACATGGGCTCGATGAAGCCGAACCCGAAGGACGACGCCTCGACCAAGGCGTTCAAGGCCGCTGACACGGCGATGATGAAGGACATGGACGTCCCCTATACCGGCGATGCCGACGTCGACTTCCGCAGGCACATGATCCCGCACCACAGGGGCGCGGTCGCCATGGCCAAGGTCGCGCTGACGCACGCCAAGGATCCGGCCACCAAGGCGATGGCGCAGAAGATCATCGACGATCAGGAGAAGGAGATCTCCGACATGGAGGCGTGGCTGAAGCGGCACGGCCAGTAG
- a CDS encoding cold-shock protein — translation MATGTVKWFNETKGYGFIQPDDGGKDVFVHISAVERAGLRSLNEGQKISYDVEADRRSGKESAANLKAG, via the coding sequence ATGGCTACAGGCACCGTGAAGTGGTTCAACGAGACCAAGGGCTACGGTTTCATCCAGCCCGACGATGGCGGCAAGGACGTGTTCGTTCACATCTCGGCCGTCGAGCGTGCGGGCCTTCGCTCCCTCAACGAGGGTCAGAAGATCTCCTATGACGTCGAGGCGGACCGCCGCAGCGGCAAGGAGAGCGCCGCCAACCTGAAGGCTGGCTGA
- a CDS encoding GMC family oxidoreductase, with protein MSTSDALDRADFARRAGENQARLTADLKPAYDFVVCGAGASGSVVARRLAENPEVQVLLLEAGGSDDAEAVLDPALWPTNLGGARDWGFRAEPNAHLNGRTLSMAMGKGLGGGSSVNVMVWARGHRCDWDAFAAEAGDAAWGYESVLDIYRRIENWRGASDPAHRGSGGPVWVQPASDPSPVAHALLDAARDLGIPTFDNPNGRMMEGPGGAAITDMLVRDGRRVSLFRAYVHPWLDRPNLTVLTDALVRRVTFDGRRATGVEFVHAGAVRTVGARAETVLSMGAIHTPKVLMLSGIGDRDELGALGIPSAQHLPGVGQNLQDHVSFGCTWEYADPIAPRNSGSEATLYWTSRPGLSAPDLLFCQVEFPVPSEQTAARGVPAQGWTMFAGLAQPASRGRLRLRSADMATPPVIEANFLSHPADVTAAAACVDLCRALGNAPAFRPYVRAEAMPGPLSGAAMADYIRDAAVTYWHQSCTARMGRDALAVVDGALRVYGIDGLRVADASILPRVTTGNTQAPCAVIGERAAEMLKRAHGL; from the coding sequence ATGAGCACTTCAGACGCCCTCGACCGGGCCGATTTCGCGCGGCGGGCGGGGGAGAACCAGGCCCGGCTGACCGCCGACCTGAAACCGGCCTACGACTTCGTCGTCTGCGGCGCGGGCGCCTCCGGGTCGGTCGTCGCGCGGCGGCTGGCGGAGAACCCCGAGGTGCAGGTGCTCCTGCTCGAGGCGGGCGGCTCGGACGACGCCGAGGCCGTGCTCGATCCCGCCCTCTGGCCGACCAATCTCGGCGGGGCGCGGGACTGGGGCTTTCGCGCGGAGCCGAATGCCCACCTGAACGGACGCACGCTCTCCATGGCGATGGGCAAGGGCCTCGGCGGCGGCTCCAGCGTCAACGTGATGGTCTGGGCGCGCGGCCACCGGTGCGACTGGGACGCCTTCGCCGCCGAGGCCGGCGACGCGGCCTGGGGCTACGAGAGCGTCCTCGACATCTACCGGCGCATCGAGAACTGGCGCGGCGCCTCCGATCCGGCGCATCGCGGAAGCGGCGGTCCGGTCTGGGTGCAGCCCGCCTCCGATCCCAGCCCCGTGGCCCACGCCCTGCTCGACGCCGCGCGGGACCTCGGCATCCCGACCTTCGACAACCCCAACGGGCGCATGATGGAGGGGCCCGGCGGCGCGGCGATCACCGACATGCTGGTCCGCGACGGCCGGCGCGTCTCGCTGTTCCGCGCCTACGTCCATCCCTGGCTCGACCGCCCCAACCTGACCGTCCTCACGGACGCGCTCGTCCGCCGCGTGACCTTCGACGGCCGCCGCGCCACGGGGGTCGAGTTCGTCCACGCGGGCGCGGTCCGGACGGTCGGCGCGCGTGCCGAGACGGTCCTGTCGATGGGGGCGATCCACACACCCAAGGTGCTGATGCTCTCGGGGATCGGCGACCGGGACGAGCTCGGGGCGCTCGGCATCCCGTCGGCGCAGCACCTGCCCGGCGTCGGACAGAACCTTCAGGACCACGTGTCCTTCGGCTGCACCTGGGAATATGCCGACCCGATCGCGCCGCGGAACAGCGGCAGCGAGGCGACCCTGTACTGGACGAGCCGGCCCGGCCTCTCGGCGCCGGACCTGCTGTTCTGCCAGGTCGAGTTTCCGGTTCCGAGCGAGCAGACCGCGGCGCGCGGCGTTCCGGCCCAAGGCTGGACGATGTTCGCCGGCCTCGCGCAGCCCGCCAGCCGCGGCCGCCTGCGGCTGCGGAGCGCCGACATGGCGACGCCGCCGGTCATCGAGGCGAACTTCCTGTCCCACCCGGCCGACGTGACGGCGGCCGCGGCCTGCGTCGATCTCTGCCGCGCCCTCGGCAACGCGCCGGCGTTCCGCCCGTACGTGCGCGCGGAGGCCATGCCGGGTCCGCTGTCCGGCGCGGCGATGGCGGACTACATCCGCGATGCCGCCGTCACCTACTGGCACCAGAGCTGCACCGCCCGGATGGGCCGCGACGCGCTGGCGGTCGTGGACGGTGCGCTCCGGGTCTACGGCATCGACGGCCTGCGGGTCGCCGACGCCTCGATCCTGCCCCGCGTGACCACCGGCAACACCCAGGCGCCGTGCGCGGTGATCGGTGAACGGGCCGCCGAGATGCTGAAGCGCGCGCACGGCCTGTAA
- a CDS encoding TIGR02300 family protein yields the protein MARPDLGTKRICPTTGKKFYDLGKNPVISPYSGEVVPIAAATSYSRGSAPVVARKEAPSDEEDETEGPELVSLDEVEAEEAEKDTDSNAEDDDALDIEDDGEQVDDDNLVVDEDDDDTSDLVEVNDDDDDQ from the coding sequence GTGGCGCGTCCGGACCTCGGCACGAAGCGTATCTGCCCGACGACGGGGAAGAAGTTCTACGATCTCGGCAAGAATCCCGTGATCTCGCCCTACTCGGGCGAGGTCGTGCCGATCGCTGCCGCGACATCGTATTCCAGGGGGAGCGCTCCCGTCGTCGCGCGCAAAGAGGCGCCGAGCGACGAAGAGGACGAGACGGAGGGCCCCGAACTCGTCTCGCTGGACGAGGTCGAGGCCGAGGAGGCCGAGAAGGACACGGACAGCAACGCTGAGGATGACGACGCGCTCGACATCGAGGACGACGGGGAGCAGGTCGACGACGACAACCTCGTCGTCGATGAGGACGATGACGACACCAGCGATCTCGTCGAGGTCAACGACGACGATGACGACCAGTAA
- a CDS encoding 5-formyltetrahydrofolate cyclo-ligase, with amino-acid sequence MHELGPDFVGPAAEPRPSEPCGPESAASDWPSVRQWRKETRAALIARRVGISAQDRAARSERIEQGLRAALPSASGLSIGLYWPFRGEFDARSLLTELRGSGARLALPVVVEKARPLQFRVWSPGERMIRGVWNIPVPAEGEIVDPDVLIAPLVGFDQAGYRLGYGGGFYDRTIASRSTKPRVIGVGFEFARLATIHPQAHDVPMDIIVTEGGVWPRTERP; translated from the coding sequence ATGCACGAGCTCGGCCCCGACTTCGTCGGCCCGGCGGCGGAGCCTCGGCCTTCCGAACCCTGCGGTCCTGAGAGCGCCGCATCCGACTGGCCGAGCGTGCGGCAATGGCGAAAGGAGACCCGCGCCGCGCTCATCGCGCGGCGGGTCGGCATCTCCGCCCAGGACCGCGCCGCCCGGAGCGAGCGGATCGAGCAGGGTCTCCGAGCCGCTCTACCTTCGGCATCGGGCCTATCGATCGGTCTCTACTGGCCCTTCAGGGGCGAGTTCGACGCCAGATCCCTCCTGACGGAGCTGCGCGGAAGCGGGGCGCGACTGGCGCTTCCGGTCGTCGTCGAGAAGGCGCGCCCGCTCCAGTTCCGGGTCTGGTCGCCGGGCGAGCGCATGATCCGCGGCGTCTGGAACATACCCGTTCCCGCAGAGGGCGAGATTGTCGACCCGGACGTCCTGATCGCGCCGCTCGTCGGCTTCGATCAGGCAGGGTACCGCCTGGGATACGGCGGCGGCTTCTATGACCGGACCATCGCGTCCAGGTCGACGAAGCCGCGGGTCATCGGCGTCGGCTTCGAGTTCGCGCGGCTCGCGACGATCCACCCGCAGGCGCACGACGTCCCCATGGACATCATCGTGACGGAAGGCGGCGTCTGGCCCCGCACGGAGCGACCCTGA
- a CDS encoding DUF4166 domain-containing protein, whose amino-acid sequence MGHVRRADAGPSRAFSPARSLTEPGDLLDLRFRALIPERAWASLSPAVRRRFGKRLAQGASAVYVGHVVAMDVSRFGWLVAQATRLVGGPLPLERQTGRAGVVTVTEDPDGGGQVWTRLYARASGFPQVIHSAKRFAGPTGLEEHVGAGVGMSLTVAVEDGALTFRSHRYFVACLGRRLHLPGWLTPGALTVTHADAGGDATPGAFRFILDIAHPWFGRLIHQEAVFQDAEPAGQGEAA is encoded by the coding sequence ATGGGACATGTCCGTCGAGCCGATGCGGGGCCGTCCCGCGCGTTCTCCCCCGCCCGGTCGCTCACCGAGCCGGGCGACCTTCTGGACCTGCGCTTCCGGGCCCTGATCCCGGAACGCGCATGGGCGAGCCTGTCGCCGGCCGTGCGCCGCCGCTTCGGGAAGCGGCTCGCGCAGGGAGCGAGCGCGGTCTATGTCGGCCACGTCGTCGCGATGGATGTCAGCCGCTTCGGCTGGCTCGTCGCGCAGGCGACGCGGCTGGTCGGCGGCCCGCTGCCTCTGGAACGCCAGACCGGCCGCGCCGGCGTCGTCACCGTCACCGAGGACCCGGATGGCGGCGGTCAGGTCTGGACGCGGCTGTACGCCCGCGCCTCCGGCTTCCCGCAGGTGATCCACTCGGCCAAGCGCTTCGCCGGTCCCACCGGCCTGGAGGAGCATGTCGGCGCCGGCGTCGGCATGAGCCTCACGGTGGCGGTCGAGGACGGGGCGCTGACGTTTCGCAGCCACCGCTACTTCGTCGCCTGCCTGGGGCGCCGCCTGCACCTGCCGGGCTGGCTCACCCCCGGCGCGCTCACCGTCACCCACGCCGATGCCGGCGGTGACGCGACGCCGGGCGCCTTCCGCTTCATCCTCGACATCGCCCACCCCTGGTTCGGGCGGCTGATCCACCAGGAAGCGGTCTTCCAGGACGCCGAGCCGGCGGGGCAGGGAGAGGCGGCGTGA
- a CDS encoding class I SAM-dependent methyltransferase, which produces MAIDTIEHTLRAMGNAARGLAAVGAALRLRQDAKEGAREGARAVDPEVARRLRDVVAAVIPGGLGELEPEQVSALLASVTHALEEARDLLDHPERPPVWQVRDPAMLQAQGQASRSVVRRLAALSTERPSLAAALTGRFLDVGTGVGGIALEAAARWPSLRVVGLDIWEPALALARANVAASPFHGRIELRLQDVTRFDDSAGYSLTWLPAPFLSRDAARAALDRLTAALEPRGYLVVGLYAPPADPTAAALAALRLARSGGHLWEGAAMEAELRARAFTAVETFAGQPVTLVMGQRA; this is translated from the coding sequence ATGGCTATCGACACGATTGAACACACGCTGCGCGCGATGGGAAACGCGGCGCGAGGCCTGGCCGCGGTCGGTGCGGCCCTGCGATTGCGGCAAGACGCGAAGGAAGGCGCGCGGGAAGGCGCGAGGGCGGTCGATCCCGAGGTGGCGCGCCGACTGCGCGATGTGGTCGCCGCCGTCATCCCGGGCGGCCTCGGTGAGCTCGAACCCGAGCAGGTGTCCGCGCTCCTGGCATCCGTCACCCACGCGCTCGAGGAGGCGCGGGATCTGCTGGATCACCCGGAGCGGCCGCCGGTCTGGCAGGTTCGCGATCCCGCGATGTTGCAGGCTCAAGGCCAGGCGTCGCGCAGCGTCGTGCGGCGCCTGGCGGCCTTGTCGACCGAGCGCCCGTCGCTCGCGGCCGCACTCACCGGGCGCTTCCTGGATGTCGGCACCGGCGTGGGCGGCATCGCGCTGGAGGCCGCGGCACGCTGGCCCTCGCTGCGGGTCGTCGGCCTGGACATCTGGGAGCCGGCCCTGGCCTTGGCGCGCGCGAACGTGGCGGCGAGCCCCTTTCACGGCCGTATCGAACTCCGTCTGCAGGATGTGACGCGGTTCGACGATTCGGCAGGCTACTCGCTGACGTGGCTTCCGGCACCCTTCCTCTCCCGGGACGCGGCCCGAGCAGCGCTCGATCGGCTCACGGCTGCGCTCGAGCCGCGGGGGTATCTGGTGGTCGGACTCTACGCTCCGCCGGCGGATCCCACGGCCGCCGCGCTCGCTGCCCTGCGGCTGGCCCGCAGCGGCGGACATCTGTGGGAAGGCGCGGCCATGGAGGCTGAACTTCGCGCACGCGCCTTCACCGCGGTCGAGACTTTCGCGGGCCAGCCGGTCACGCTCGTGATGGGGCAGCGCGCGTAG
- a CDS encoding GbsR/MarR family transcriptional regulator, with amino-acid sequence MTEITDIPSPLPAAVERFVLHWGDLGGQWGVNRSVAQIHALLYLSERPLAAEDIAGMLGIARSNVSNSLRELLGWNLIRRVPVMGERRDHFAAETDLWEMVTRIAAGRKEREIDPAIAALRACVAEADADPALGAVAKRRLRAMLDFTESMERWYGQMLNVPRGTLAKLIRLGGRIVKFLPAKAE; translated from the coding sequence ATGACAGAAATAACAGACATACCGAGTCCCCTGCCGGCCGCGGTCGAGCGCTTCGTGCTGCACTGGGGCGATCTGGGCGGCCAGTGGGGCGTCAACCGCTCGGTCGCGCAGATCCACGCGCTCCTCTACCTCTCCGAGCGCCCTCTCGCCGCCGAGGACATCGCCGGCATGCTCGGCATCGCGCGGTCGAACGTCTCGAATTCCCTGCGCGAGCTGCTCGGCTGGAACCTGATCCGCCGCGTGCCCGTGATGGGCGAGCGCCGCGACCACTTCGCCGCCGAGACCGACCTCTGGGAGATGGTCACGCGCATCGCCGCCGGCCGCAAGGAGCGCGAGATCGATCCCGCCATCGCGGCCTTGCGCGCCTGCGTCGCCGAAGCGGACGCGGACCCGGCGCTCGGGGCGGTCGCCAAGCGGCGCCTGCGCGCGATGCTCGACTTCACTGAGTCGATGGAGCGCTGGTACGGCCAGATGCTCAACGTGCCCCGGGGCACGCTGGCCAAGCTCATCCGGCTGGGCGGCCGGATCGTGAAGTTCCTGCCGGCCAAGGCTGAGTGA
- a CDS encoding SDR family oxidoreductase: MSTILVFGGYGGFGARLSRRLAEAGHDVVVAGRRLARAEAFCAANPPCRPLQADRNGAVAPLLERVRPDLVIDAAGPFQGSGYALPRACIAAAIPYLDLADGRAFVTGIGQLDAAARAAGVAILSGASSVPALSGAVARHLAQGMEAVTAVEIAISASNRATAGTSVAAAILSYVGRPIRLWRGQRWSAAVGWQALRRERFALSDGASLGRRWLALADVPDLDLLPDRLPGRPAVSFRAGTELAVQTIGLWCASWPVRWGWIPSLQGLARGLLLAQRLTARWGSDRSGMVVRMFGTAAGRRVERRWTLLAADGHGPEIPVLPAAILAERILDGAIAPGARDAGTALDLSDFEPSFARLSIRHDVRESGQADALYARVLGPRFAELAPRVAALHGVLREAGAHGRAVVRRGRHPVARGLAALLGLPVAGAHDLHVGFSETRGVERWTRAFSGRRFTSAFSEERGCVVERFGPLRFRFDLAPEGGGLRMVLRGWSVARLPLPLALAPRTAAREWEEAGLFRFDVSIVLPRVGLVVHYRGWLDTDDRAGRRSGFVPGAEPAAPPRSGHPAQGPSRPPGGDPGPVTALPIPSSRAHAPSRSGHGPEPRHGRV; this comes from the coding sequence GTGAGCACGATCCTGGTCTTCGGCGGGTACGGCGGCTTCGGGGCTCGCCTGTCGCGGCGGCTCGCGGAGGCCGGTCACGACGTGGTCGTCGCCGGCCGCCGCCTGGCGCGGGCCGAGGCGTTCTGCGCGGCCAATCCTCCGTGCCGTCCCCTTCAGGCCGACCGCAACGGTGCCGTCGCGCCGCTGCTGGAACGCGTCCGTCCCGACCTCGTGATCGATGCGGCCGGCCCCTTCCAGGGCAGCGGCTACGCTCTGCCCCGGGCCTGTATCGCCGCGGCGATCCCGTACCTCGATCTCGCGGACGGCCGGGCGTTCGTGACCGGCATCGGCCAGCTCGACGCCGCCGCACGCGCGGCCGGCGTCGCGATCCTCTCCGGTGCATCGAGCGTCCCCGCCCTGTCCGGTGCCGTCGCCCGGCACTTGGCGCAGGGGATGGAGGCGGTCACCGCCGTGGAGATCGCGATCAGCGCCTCGAACCGCGCGACCGCCGGGACGTCGGTCGCCGCGGCCATCCTGAGCTACGTGGGCCGGCCGATCCGGCTCTGGCGCGGACAGCGCTGGTCGGCGGCTGTTGGCTGGCAGGCGTTGCGGCGCGAGCGCTTCGCCCTGTCCGACGGCGCGTCCCTCGGCCGCCGCTGGCTGGCCCTGGCGGACGTCCCGGACCTCGACCTCCTGCCCGATCGGCTTCCCGGCCGGCCGGCGGTCAGCTTCAGGGCCGGGACCGAACTCGCGGTGCAGACGATCGGCCTCTGGTGCGCGAGCTGGCCGGTGCGCTGGGGCTGGATCCCCTCCCTGCAGGGGCTCGCGCGCGGGCTTCTCCTGGCGCAGCGGCTGACCGCGCGCTGGGGCTCGGATCGGTCCGGCATGGTCGTCCGGATGTTCGGCACCGCCGCAGGGCGCCGCGTCGAACGGCGCTGGACCCTCCTGGCGGCCGACGGTCATGGCCCGGAGATCCCGGTGCTGCCGGCGGCGATCCTGGCCGAGCGGATCCTGGACGGTGCGATCGCGCCCGGGGCGCGCGACGCCGGGACCGCGCTCGACCTGTCCGATTTCGAGCCGAGCTTCGCGCGCCTGTCGATCCGCCACGACGTGCGGGAGTCGGGACAGGCCGATGCGCTCTACGCGCGCGTCCTGGGTCCGCGCTTCGCCGAACTCGCGCCGCGCGTCGCGGCCCTGCACGGCGTGCTGCGCGAGGCGGGGGCGCACGGCCGCGCCGTCGTGCGACGGGGCCGCCACCCTGTCGCGCGCGGCCTCGCGGCGCTCCTCGGATTGCCGGTCGCGGGCGCGCACGATCTCCACGTCGGCTTCAGCGAGACGCGCGGGGTGGAGCGCTGGACGCGCGCGTTCTCCGGTCGCCGGTTCACGAGCGCGTTCTCCGAAGAGCGCGGCTGCGTCGTGGAGCGGTTCGGCCCGCTCCGCTTCAGGTTCGACCTCGCGCCCGAGGGCGGCGGCCTGCGCATGGTGCTGCGCGGCTGGTCCGTTGCGCGGCTGCCCCTGCCGCTGGCGCTCGCACCCCGTACCGCCGCCCGGGAGTGGGAGGAGGCGGGGTTGTTCCGCTTCGACGTCTCGATCGTCCTGCCACGCGTGGGGCTGGTGGTGCATTACCGCGGCTGGCTCGACACGGACGATCGCGCGGGCCGTCGATCCGGCTTCGTCCCGGGCGCAGAGCCGGCCGCGCCGCCTCGGAGCGGACATCCGGCACAGGGCCCATCCCGGCCACCCGGCGGGGATCCCGGGCCGGTAACGGCCCTGCCGATCCCGTCATCGCGCGCCCACGCCCCGTCCCGCAGCGGGCACGGTCCCGAGCCGCGTCACGGGCGGGTCTGA
- a CDS encoding DUF3095 domain-containing protein, with protein MAVGTSMGAGQEREPATRRAAPDFYDSLPRFTAFSSLMDPGLYRPLPADWWLGVADVVGSRQQIGLGRYKAVNAAGAAIITAVSNALGRREFPFVFGGDGASFAVAPDNADAARDALAATASWVREALQLELRTALVPVSAVRDRALDVRVARYAPSAHVSYAMFSGGGLPWAEAAMKAGDHAIAPAEAGTQPDLTGLSCRWQEIRPRHELMLSLMLVPQHSGDAPAFRQLVQELLQRLEISAEVARPMQDAGPEMRGPWAGLDLELRAMPGSRRSRFWAKFRLAARSIPEYLIYRTGARVGAFDPAVLRREIVGNTDFRKYDDALRMTLDCTRAFADRLEAELAGAEAQGICHFGLQRQSAAQLTCISPPVPGSGHMHFIDGAGGGYAAAAANLKGRAADGGASAQTRP; from the coding sequence ATGGCGGTGGGGACATCGATGGGTGCAGGTCAGGAACGCGAACCGGCGACACGCCGCGCGGCCCCGGATTTCTACGACAGCCTGCCCCGGTTCACCGCCTTCTCCAGCCTCATGGATCCAGGCCTCTACCGGCCCCTGCCCGCGGATTGGTGGCTCGGCGTGGCCGATGTCGTCGGTTCTCGGCAGCAGATCGGGCTTGGCCGCTACAAGGCGGTGAATGCGGCCGGCGCAGCCATCATCACGGCGGTCTCCAACGCACTCGGCCGGCGCGAATTCCCCTTCGTCTTCGGCGGCGACGGGGCCAGTTTCGCCGTCGCCCCGGACAACGCGGACGCCGCGAGAGACGCGCTGGCGGCGACGGCCAGCTGGGTCCGCGAGGCGCTGCAACTGGAGCTGCGCACCGCTCTCGTGCCGGTCTCGGCCGTGCGCGATCGCGCGCTCGACGTGCGCGTGGCGCGCTACGCGCCCAGCGCCCACGTTTCCTATGCCATGTTCAGCGGAGGTGGGCTGCCCTGGGCAGAGGCGGCCATGAAGGCCGGCGACCACGCTATCGCACCGGCCGAGGCCGGCACCCAGCCCGACCTGACCGGCCTCTCCTGCCGCTGGCAGGAGATCCGTCCCCGGCACGAGCTGATGCTCTCGCTCATGCTCGTGCCCCAGCACAGCGGCGACGCGCCGGCCTTCCGGCAACTCGTGCAGGAGCTCCTGCAGAGGCTCGAGATCAGCGCCGAGGTCGCGCGCCCGATGCAGGACGCGGGACCGGAGATGCGCGGACCGTGGGCGGGACTGGACCTCGAACTGCGCGCGATGCCGGGCTCTCGCAGGAGCCGCTTCTGGGCCAAGTTCCGCCTCGCGGCGCGATCGATACCGGAATACCTGATCTACCGCACAGGCGCGCGGGTCGGCGCGTTCGATCCCGCCGTTCTGCGGCGCGAGATCGTGGGCAACACAGATTTCCGCAAGTACGATGACGCGCTGCGGATGACGCTGGATTGCACCCGCGCCTTCGCCGATCGACTCGAGGCGGAGCTCGCCGGCGCGGAGGCGCAGGGGATCTGCCATTTCGGCCTGCAGCGCCAATCGGCTGCGCAGTTGACCTGCATCAGCCCTCCGGTCCCCGGCAGCGGGCACATGCATTTCATCGACGGTGCCGGTGGCGGCTATGCCGCGGCGGCCGCGAATCTGAAGGGTCGCGCGGCCGATGGCGGTGCCTCGGCTCAGACCCGCCCGTGA
- a CDS encoding substrate-binding domain-containing protein has translation MDAFRRRLLTLGLAALLSAAALLPPAEAEPVSIVVASTTSTEQSGLFKHILPLFREASGIDVKVVALGTGQALDAARRGDADVVLVHDRPAEDKFLAEGFAKRRYDVMYNDFVLIGPASDPAGVRGLGVREAFAKLAASKVAFVSRGDRSGTHSAELRSWKEAGVDLAAVRGPWYRDVGQGMGPALNTASALGAYILADRGTWLAFKNRADLVILVQGDRSLFNPYGAMLVDPDRHPGVKAKQGQAFIDWLVSPEGQQAIAGYKVGGEQLFFPSAGAPVTR, from the coding sequence GTGGACGCCTTTCGTCGCCGCCTCCTGACCCTGGGACTGGCCGCGCTCCTGAGCGCGGCTGCCCTCCTGCCGCCGGCCGAGGCCGAACCGGTGTCGATCGTCGTCGCCTCGACGACCTCGACCGAGCAGTCCGGCCTGTTCAAGCACATCCTCCCGCTCTTCCGGGAGGCGTCCGGGATCGACGTGAAGGTCGTCGCCCTGGGCACGGGACAGGCGCTCGACGCGGCGCGCCGCGGCGATGCCGACGTGGTCCTGGTCCACGACCGTCCGGCCGAGGACAAGTTCCTCGCCGAGGGCTTCGCGAAGCGGCGGTACGACGTGATGTACAACGATTTCGTGCTGATCGGCCCGGCCTCCGATCCGGCCGGCGTGCGCGGCCTGGGCGTGCGCGAGGCCTTCGCCAAGCTCGCGGCCAGCAAGGTGGCGTTCGTGTCGCGCGGGGACCGCTCGGGCACTCACAGCGCCGAGCTGCGCAGCTGGAAGGAGGCGGGCGTCGATCTCGCGGCCGTGCGCGGCCCCTGGTACCGGGATGTCGGCCAGGGCATGGGCCCCGCGCTCAACACGGCCTCGGCCCTCGGCGCCTACATCCTCGCCGACCGGGGGACCTGGCTCGCGTTCAAGAACCGCGCCGACCTGGTCATCCTGGTTCAGGGGGACCGGAGCCTGTTCAACCCCTACGGCGCGATGCTGGTGGATCCCGACAGGCACCCCGGCGTGAAGGCGAAGCAGGGACAGGCCTTCATCGACTGGCTCGTCTCACCGGAGGGGCAGCAGGCGATCGCGGGCTACAAGGTCGGCGGCGAGCAGCTGTTCTTCCCGAGCGCCGGCGCGCCCGTGACGCGCTGA